The genomic interval GGCGTCGAATACCAGATCGTTCCGATCAACGAGACGTTCGCCGCGCTTACGGCAACGCTCGGTCCGGTCTTCGGCGAACTGCCTTTCAACGTAGCCGAGGAAAATATGCAGGCGCGCATCCGGGGCATGATGATGATGGCCATATCGAACAAGTTCGGCAACGTTCTGCTCGCCACCTCCAACAAGAGCGAGATAGCGGTCGGCTACGGCACGCTTTACGGCGATACGGTCGGCGCGCTGAGCATCATAGGAGACCTGTATAAAAGCGAGGTATACGATTTGGCCCGCTATATCAATCGTCAACGCGAGATCATCCCGCTGAACACGATCATGAAAGCGCCGTCCGCCGAGTTGCGGCTCGAGCAGAAAGATTCCGACTCGTTGCCGCCCTACGATGTGCTCGACGCCATACTGTACCGAATGATCGAAGAGGGCCAGAGCCGGGAAGAAATCATCAACGCGGGCTTCGACGAGGACGAAGTGTACAAAGTATACAATCTGGTCGTCAAAAGCGAGTTCAAACGATACCAAAGCTGTCCCACGTTACGGCTGTCGACCCGTCCGATGAGAACGGGACGCACCATGCCGCTGACTAACAAATACGGATGCTAGACGGTTTATATCAAAGAGCGAGTCGACCGTGAGCGGAGTCATTACACACAGGGGAGTCGTAACGGAGATTTTCCCCGATGCCATACTAGTCACCATTCGCAGCGAGAGCGCCTGCGGCGGTTGCCGTGTTCGGAAACAATGCGCCATGGGTGAGAGCGAAGATAAAACGCTGGCTATTCCTTCGGCACAAGCTTCCTATTTCGAAAAAGGGGAAACGGTCGAGGTCGTCACCGAGCAAGCCATGGGTATCAAAGCAGTCGTATGGGCTTATGTGCTTCCTTTTCTGTCGGTCATGACCGCCTTGCTCGTTCTGCTGCAAGCCGGAGCAGGGGAATTGGTTTCGGGATTGACGTCGCTGGGGATATTGGCGTTGTATTATTGCGTGCTTTACCTGCTCCGACACCGTCTCGAAAAGGAAATTACGTTTAAAGTCAGAAAAACATCATGAGTGAAGTGCTGTTATTCACTGTCTTGACGCTATGTATCGTCGGAGTTCTCGCGGCGGTCGTGCTCTATTTCGTCGCACAGAAATTCAAGGTCTACGAAGATCCTCGTATCGATGCCGTCGAAAGCATGCTGCCCGGAGCCAATTGCGGCGGATGCGGATATCCGGGTTGCCGGGGATTGGCCGACGCGCTGGTAGGCAGCGACGATCTGTCGTCGCTGTATTGTACGGCCGGAGGCGCCGAGACGATGAGGAAGATCGCCGAATATCTGGGGAAAGTCGCCCCGGAAAAAGAACCGGCAGTCGCGGTCGTTCGTTGCAACGGCAATTGCGAAAAGCGTCCCCGGACCAATATATACGACGGAGCCGCCTCCTGCGCGATCGAGGCGACCCTGTACGGCGGGGAAACGGGATGCTCGTACGGCTGCCTCGGAGGAGGCGATTGCGTGTCGGCCTGCGCTTTTGGAGCCTTGTCGATCGACCTGCGAAGCGGGTTGCCCGTTGTGAACGAAGCGCTTTGCACTGCCTGCGGCGCGTGCGTCAAGGCTTGTCCCAAAGGAATTATCGAGCTTCGCAAGAAAGGAATGAAAGGCCGCAGGGTCTACGTCGGGTGCGTAAACAAGGACAAAGGCGCCATAGCGCGGAAAGCCTGCGCCTCTGCCTGCATCGGATGCGGCAAATGTCAGAAAACATGTTCTTTCGATGCGATTACATTACAGAACAATTTAGCATATATCGATGCGGACAAATGTCGCTTATGCCGTAAATGCGTGGAAGAATGTCCGACCGGAGCGATCCTTCAGGTCAACTTTCCGGCCCGGCCCGCTCCAAGCGGAACGGAAATAAAGGCAAGCACATCTGCTCCATCAGTTTAGACTGCAAACCGAAATTTAACGAAATACAGTATGTTGAAGGGATTCAGCAAAGGTGGTGTTCATCCTCCCGGATTCAAGATAAGCCGAGCGGAGGCCATCGTTGAGTTACCGCCGCCTACGGTCGCCGTCATTCCGCTATCGCAACATATCGGAGCTCCGGCCGTACCGTGCGTAGCCAAGGGGGATCGTGTCGTGACGGGGCAGTTGATCGCTGCGGCCGACGGATTCGTATCGGCCAACGTCCACTCGTCGGTTTCGGGCACCGTGACAGCCGTCGGGGAAGTTCCCGATGCGGGCGGAGTCCGCCGGCCGGCTATTACGATCGCCGTCGAAGGAGACCAGTGGCTCGACATCATCGACCGAAGCGAATCTTTAGTTAAAGAATGTCATCTGACTCGCGACGAGATCATAACGCGCATTAAAAATGCAGGGATCGTCGGCATGGGGGGAGCCACTTTCCCCACGCATGTCAAGC from Alistipes ihumii AP11 carries:
- a CDS encoding SoxR reducing system RseC family protein — its product is MSGVITHRGVVTEIFPDAILVTIRSESACGGCRVRKQCAMGESEDKTLAIPSAQASYFEKGETVEVVTEQAMGIKAVVWAYVLPFLSVMTALLVLLQAGAGELVSGLTSLGILALYYCVLYLLRHRLEKEITFKVRKTS
- a CDS encoding Fe-S cluster domain-containing protein, with protein sequence MSEVLLFTVLTLCIVGVLAAVVLYFVAQKFKVYEDPRIDAVESMLPGANCGGCGYPGCRGLADALVGSDDLSSLYCTAGGAETMRKIAEYLGKVAPEKEPAVAVVRCNGNCEKRPRTNIYDGAASCAIEATLYGGETGCSYGCLGGGDCVSACAFGALSIDLRSGLPVVNEALCTACGACVKACPKGIIELRKKGMKGRRVYVGCVNKDKGAIARKACASACIGCGKCQKTCSFDAITLQNNLAYIDADKCRLCRKCVEECPTGAILQVNFPARPAPSGTEIKASTSAPSV